Part of the Corynebacterium canis genome is shown below.
TCAGGCACGCCTTCGTCGGTCGGTGACCAAGTCCGACCTAGCAGCAGAGGTGGGCGTCTCTGCTGCGGCGATCGGCCAGTACGAGGCTGGCGTGAACTCACCTCGCGCCGAAGTTCTCGACCGCTTGGCGAAGGCACTGGACGTCCTTCCCGGCTTCTTCGGCGTTGGCCGTCCGCTGGCGCGTATAGATACGGTCGAAGCGCATTTCCGCAGCCTGCGTTCGGCACGGGTGAGCGACCGCCAGAAGGCGTTGGCGACGGCGACGCTGGTGTGGGAATTAACCTTTGCCCTCGAACGTTATGTCAGGCTACCCGAAGTCGACCTTCCGGCAGTTGCCTCCGGAAGCTCGCCCGCAGAGGCAGCTGCACTCTTGCGAGACCACTGGGGTCTCCCTGACGGTCCGGTTAAGCACTTAGTTGCCACAACAGAGTCGCACGGCATCGTCGTCGTGGTCCGTCCTCGCGGCGAGATTGACGCTGTGGATGCGTTCTCGGTCATCATCGTGGACCGGCCGATCATCGTCACGACGCCGCGCCGGACGGAGAACGTGTTTCGGCATCGGTTCTCCATCGCCCACGAAATCGGGCATCTGTTGCTGCACGCCGACTCCAGCGAGCACAGCGCCGCAGTCGAGCAGGAGGCCGATGAGTTTGCTGCGGCGTTTCTCACTCCTGCGGCGTCCATGGATGCGGTTTTGCCGAAGCGTCTCGACCTTGCTGTCCTCGACCGTCTGGGACGGACTTGGGGTGTGTCTTCGCACTCGCTGGTGCGTCGGATGGTTGAGCGCGGTCGTACTACGGATTCGTCTGCGCGCAGGGCCTATCAGCGCCTAGCGATGGTCAATGATCCGTTGGCCGACCCGTCGAGCGCCTACCCTGGCGAGGTTCCAAGCCTGCTTAGGAAGGCCGCCGAGCTCACCGGTGACCACGGTGCTGGCATTTCAACTCTGGCCGAGGCACTCAAGATTAGTCCCCGGCAGGTCCGAGACCTTCTCGGTGATGTCGACCAGCGCCCAGTCTTACGGACCATCGATGGCGGATGAATTCCGTGCCATATGCGACCCTTTCCCTTATTCTCTGACGACCAAGGACCCTGACTCATGGCGTATCCCACGCTCGCGCCCACCTTCTAATCTCCGCCCTAGGCGATGTGCCACAAGAGGACATGGCCGTTATTCGCAAAACCATAAGCCAGTGGAACCTCAACCTCGGTCGTCATGTCGGTCTCACCGTTCTGCCCGCGTCTTGGACCGAGCATGCCGTCTCCGAATTCGGCGAGCGGCCGCAGGCGATTCTCAATCATCAGATTGTCGAAGAGGCTGATCTTGCCGTGGCGCTGTTTCAAGATCGCCTTGGGACGCCGACTGGCGAGGCTGAATCGGGCACTGCCGAGGAGATCAAGGTTTTAGTTGAGGCAGGGAAATCGGCAGCGGTCTTTGTCAACGCAGCTCCGCGCATGCCGCTAAATGGCGCGGCGCTTGACGAGTGACAGAGGCTCGCCTCTTACCTAGAAGAGCTGCGCAAGTCCGCGCTCGTCTTTGAGTACAGCAGTGACGGGACTCTTATCGGTCATGTCAATAACTTCCTCAGCCGTGCAACGGCGCAGTTCCAGCAATCGGTCGAGTCTTCAAAGGATGTGGAGTTCGAAGTATCGAACCTGTCTGAGGGGGTCTGGCCTCGCGCCGAGGTGCGCGAGAGTTTGAAAACCGACAGCAAGGGCCGCGTCAGCACGCAGCAGCACTGGTCACTCGTGCTTCACAATACTTCCCAGGGGCCAGCCACAGATGTGGACTTTGAACTCGTGGGTCTGCCGGAGAACGCGCTGTTTCGAGTACGTCGTGAGGAAGGTTCTCTTGGAACTATCCTGCCCAATCGGGAAGCGCGGTTCCCGTTACTGCTCGCCATGGGCTCACCCAACGCAGTCAACTGCATAGTCACGTGGACCGACGCTTCGGGAAACGTTCGAGAAACGAGGGCGACAGTCCGAACCTAACGTTTTTAACCGTGGCGACGCGGCGGAGTCCAAGTTCAGTGTATCTAGAGCCTTTGGTTCACAGGCCTAAATCGTGTGCGTGCTCTGGGATGTATTCGAATTGGTTCGCTTGTCTGGATCGAAATGCATGTTTATTTTTGAATGAGAGGAAGTTGGCCTAGCCGAGATTTTTCTTTTGGGCGTGGGTGTGGTGGGCTCCTGTCTCGCTGAGGGTTGGTGGTGTCGTTCGTGGGAGGTTTTGCTGGAATGGCGGGTGGTGAGTCCGCCGGTGATGCTTGCGAGCCATTCGGGATAGTAATCGGAGCACGGCCGACCGTGCTTCCTGTCACCTGGCCAGATAGTGTACAACACACTGTGTGTCACTTAGGTTATGTTCGACTAGACATTTTGTCCCGCCAATTCCAACCATCCTGACATGGTCTTCCGCAAGCCGGCAGTCTGCACAAATATTGCCGGGGGTAGGGTCGATGGTACCCAACCCGGCTGCGGTGCGTACACGGCGGTCGAACAAATCCTGAACGGTACCCAAAACCAAAGCTCAACAACCATATATCTACCAACAGGAACCGTCACCAAATCACGCCTCACACAGCCACTAGGTCGATCTCCTACAAGGCCGCACCCGTGTGTTTGAACTTAGGTCAATTTAGTCAGGTTTTGGGAGCCGTTCGATGATTGCGACGAGGTCGTCGGGGATGGGCGTGCGGGCGTGGATGGTTTGGCCGTCGATGTCGAGGGTGATCGAACGGTATTTTTTCAGGGTGCGCACGAGGCGTTTCAACGGTATCCCTGATGCCTGTTCTAGGATGTGTCCGCAGGCCATCGCTGTCATCACGATGGTGAGGTGGGCGTTGATTGCATCTTGCTTGCTGTGGTGGATCGGGCCGGCTTTCAGGTCGGTGTTTGCCATCCGGAACGATTGCTCAATTTTGAACAACTGCCGGTGGAACCCGATGACTTGCTCTGCGGTGAGATCACTCCGGTTGGTTTCGTAGCCTTTGATCCCGGCGAGGGCGAGGTGTTGATCGGCGAGCGCGTAGTTGACCTTCGTGGTCGGGGCTTTGCGATCTAGGTACCGGTTGCGTGTGATTGGGATTTTGCCGTCGACCGCGTGTTGCGCTTTTGCTAGTTGCTTGTTGATTCCTT
Proteins encoded:
- a CDS encoding XRE family transcriptional regulator codes for the protein MHDDTPSLFDVSGSAHMHGRFEPARLTQARLRRSVTKSDLAAEVGVSAAAIGQYEAGVNSPRAEVLDRLAKALDVLPGFFGVGRPLARIDTVEAHFRSLRSARVSDRQKALATATLVWELTFALERYVRLPEVDLPAVASGSSPAEAAALLRDHWGLPDGPVKHLVATTESHGIVVVVRPRGEIDAVDAFSVIIVDRPIIVTTPRRTENVFRHRFSIAHEIGHLLLHADSSEHSAAVEQEADEFAAAFLTPAASMDAVLPKRLDLAVLDRLGRTWGVSSHSLVRRMVERGRTTDSSARRAYQRLAMVNDPLADPSSAYPGEVPSLLRKAAELTGDHGAGISTLAEALKISPRQVRDLLGDVDQRPVLRTIDGG